The following are from one region of the Aequoribacter fuscus genome:
- a CDS encoding acetyl-CoA C-acetyltransferase yields the protein MSTPQAYIVDAVRSPTGRRRGSLAQVHGADLGAHVLKAIVERNGIPDNEYDDVIFGCVDTIGPLAGDIARTCWLAAGLSDEVPGTTVDRQCGSSQQAVHFAAQAIMSGTMDVVVAGGVQTMSSIPISSAMLAAQPLGFDNPFSGSTGWQARYGDVPVSQFNSAQMIADKWNISRQAMEEFALESHRRGIAATQAGYFDREIVPFGDVKYDETMRETSLEKMAELAALMEGGTITAGVSSQTCDASSAVLVVSEAALKRYNLTPRARIAHMSVRAADPIWMLTAPIPATEYAMKKSGMSLNDIGLVEINEAFASVPMAWLQDTGYSHEQTNVNGGAIALGHPLGATGTKLMTTLLHEMERRNVRYGLQTMCEGGGQANVTILEKL from the coding sequence ATGTCTACACCTCAAGCCTACATCGTCGATGCTGTGCGGTCACCCACTGGGCGTCGCCGCGGCTCTCTTGCACAGGTTCATGGCGCCGACTTAGGTGCTCATGTGCTTAAGGCTATTGTCGAGCGTAACGGTATTCCTGATAACGAATATGACGATGTCATCTTTGGTTGTGTCGACACCATTGGCCCATTGGCTGGCGATATTGCCCGCACCTGCTGGCTGGCGGCCGGTTTGTCGGATGAAGTCCCGGGTACTACTGTCGATCGTCAGTGTGGTAGCTCGCAGCAAGCCGTGCATTTTGCGGCGCAAGCGATTATGTCAGGCACCATGGACGTGGTTGTGGCGGGTGGTGTGCAAACCATGTCGTCGATTCCAATATCGTCCGCTATGTTAGCGGCTCAGCCCCTGGGTTTTGATAACCCGTTTTCAGGCAGCACGGGTTGGCAGGCACGTTATGGCGATGTGCCTGTATCTCAGTTTAACTCGGCGCAAATGATCGCCGATAAGTGGAATATTAGCCGTCAAGCGATGGAAGAGTTTGCACTTGAATCGCATCGTCGAGGTATTGCTGCTACTCAGGCGGGTTATTTCGATCGCGAAATTGTGCCGTTTGGCGATGTAAAGTACGACGAAACGATGCGAGAAACCTCGCTCGAGAAAATGGCTGAGCTTGCAGCCTTAATGGAAGGCGGCACCATCACCGCGGGTGTCTCGAGCCAGACCTGCGATGCTTCATCCGCCGTCTTGGTTGTCTCAGAAGCCGCTTTGAAACGCTATAACCTGACACCGCGCGCACGTATTGCGCACATGAGTGTCCGCGCTGCTGATCCTATTTGGATGTTAACCGCACCTATTCCTGCCACAGAATACGCGATGAAAAAGTCGGGCATGTCTTTAAACGATATCGGCTTGGTTGAGATCAACGAGGCCTTTGCTTCGGTTCCGATGGCGTGGCTTCAAGACACTGGCTATTCGCACGAACAAACTAACGTCAATGGTGGTGCTATTGCTCTGGGTCACCCACTGGGTGCGACCGGCACAAAATTGATGACAACGCTCTTGCATGAGATGGAGCGTCGCAACGTGAGGTACGGCTTGCAAACCATGTGCGAAGGTGGCGGCCAAGCCAACGTAACCATTTTAGAAAAGTTATAA
- a CDS encoding acyl CoA--acetate/3-ketoacid CoA transferase subunit beta — protein sequence MSEVASSYSLAELMVVAASRVFDNEGEVLATGIGLLPRLAASLAMSTTNPDLMMTDSQSFLLSKPNPVSGMKSHAGQANETWLGFRAVFDNVWSGKRHAMVGPSQIDRFGQANISALGGTYQQPKVQLLGVRGFPGNSISHGNSFFVPKHSTRVFVEGECDVVGSIGYNPDRLPKGYSLDDIDVRTVITDLCVMDFNGPNHQMRIVSLHPGVTEQEVRDNTGFELAVVDNLGVTPAPTVEQLAIIAELDPMNARAKQLKDNPPGERRG from the coding sequence ATGAGTGAAGTAGCCTCAAGCTACAGCTTGGCAGAACTGATGGTCGTTGCCGCCTCGCGGGTGTTTGATAACGAAGGTGAAGTGTTGGCAACGGGTATTGGCCTGTTGCCTCGCTTGGCCGCGAGTTTAGCGATGAGTACAACCAATCCTGATTTGATGATGACGGACAGCCAGTCGTTTTTGCTGTCTAAACCTAACCCGGTGTCAGGCATGAAAAGCCATGCGGGTCAGGCCAACGAGACTTGGCTGGGTTTTCGGGCGGTCTTTGATAACGTTTGGAGTGGCAAGCGTCACGCCATGGTGGGTCCCAGTCAGATTGACCGCTTTGGACAGGCGAACATCTCAGCCTTGGGCGGCACGTATCAGCAACCCAAAGTGCAACTGCTAGGCGTTCGCGGCTTTCCTGGCAACTCCATATCACATGGCAACTCGTTTTTTGTGCCCAAACATTCGACTCGCGTGTTCGTTGAGGGTGAGTGTGATGTGGTGGGTTCTATCGGATATAACCCCGATCGTCTACCGAAGGGCTACAGCTTAGATGATATCGACGTGCGCACCGTCATCACCGATTTGTGCGTGATGGATTTTAATGGTCCAAATCATCAAATGCGTATTGTGAGCTTGCATCCTGGTGTGACCGAGCAAGAAGTCCGTGACAATACGGGCTTTGAGTTGGCTGTGGTCGATAATCTTGGTGTGACGCCAGCGCCTACGGTTGAGCAACTTGCTATTATTGCTGAGCTCGACCCGATGAATGCGCGCGCTAAGCAGCTAAAAGATAACCCGCCCGGCGAACGCCGAGGCTAA
- a CDS encoding acyl-CoA dehydrogenase family protein — MDFTFTDDQLAFRDSVQSMLENEVTTTSIRERWTSDSGENADMLTMLNEMGMSSLLVPESCGGLGMDLVDFVLLAEACGKAALPESIVEDAVVAGGLLADLLHLGINTDQVQELLSAVAAGEARVGCAHIINPYSNFAQQKDWMLLTNGNDVHLVPKSELKFTALKSVDPSRRLQKIDWTPSRKTRVADGEVGAGLQRATLNRGALAAAAQLLGLAQAMVQQAVDYASTREQFGKAIGTNQAVKHLMADCAVQIEFAKPAVYRAAYTVGVAPQRADWAVSHAKTAAGAAAELSARNATQVHGAMGYTWECDLHIWVKRAWALAKEWGDAGFHKNRIHEWLLQPNALLGPEFTFGKRYIDNTDSAAA; from the coding sequence ATGGATTTTACATTTACAGACGATCAACTGGCCTTCCGCGACTCGGTGCAATCGATGCTTGAAAACGAGGTCACTACGACCTCGATTCGCGAGCGTTGGACGAGCGACTCTGGCGAAAACGCCGATATGCTGACCATGCTGAACGAAATGGGGATGAGCTCGTTGCTTGTGCCCGAGTCGTGCGGCGGTTTGGGCATGGACTTGGTGGATTTTGTGTTATTAGCAGAGGCTTGCGGCAAAGCGGCGCTGCCCGAATCGATTGTCGAAGACGCGGTCGTTGCCGGTGGTTTATTAGCCGACCTGCTTCACTTGGGGATTAACACCGATCAGGTGCAAGAACTGTTAAGTGCGGTTGCGGCCGGCGAAGCCCGCGTAGGCTGCGCGCATATTATTAACCCTTACAGCAATTTTGCGCAGCAAAAAGACTGGATGTTGTTGACCAACGGCAATGACGTGCATTTGGTGCCGAAATCAGAGCTTAAATTTACCGCATTAAAAAGCGTCGATCCCAGCCGTCGTTTGCAGAAAATTGATTGGACGCCCTCGCGCAAAACCCGAGTCGCCGATGGCGAGGTTGGGGCTGGACTCCAGCGAGCCACCTTGAACCGAGGCGCATTGGCCGCAGCAGCGCAATTGTTGGGTTTGGCGCAAGCCATGGTCCAGCAGGCTGTCGATTACGCCTCGACGCGTGAACAGTTTGGCAAGGCGATTGGCACCAATCAAGCTGTTAAGCACCTGATGGCCGACTGTGCGGTACAAATTGAATTTGCAAAACCCGCTGTTTACCGCGCCGCCTACACGGTAGGGGTTGCGCCCCAGCGCGCTGATTGGGCGGTTAGCCACGCTAAAACAGCGGCCGGTGCTGCAGCCGAGTTGAGTGCACGTAATGCCACTCAAGTACATGGTGCCATGGGTTATACCTGGGAGTGCGATTTGCACATTTGGGTGAAACGCGCTTGGGCTTTAGCGAAAGAATGGGGCGATGCGGGTTTCCACAAGAACCGTATTCACGAATGGCTGCTGCAGCCTAATGCACTGCTAGGACCTGAATTTACATTTGGTAAGCGCTATATCGACAACACCGACAGCGCTGCCGCCTAA
- a CDS encoding acyl-CoA dehydrogenase family protein: MDLLYTPSQTQFREEVRAWLAAHVPAKKLTSFDTAEGFEQHRQWEKTLAAGNWGMVTWPKEYGGRACDLIEWLIFEEEYYRAGAPLRVNQNGIFLLGPTLMEYGTDAQKERFISAMASGEEIWAQAWSEPNAGSDMAAIRCRADRDGDEFVINGQKIWSTRAVFADYAFGLFRTDPESSRHHGLSFILVPLDAPGVTVRPIEQLNGLPGFAEIFFDNVRVSDFNLLGGENQGWQIAMSTAGFERGLMLRSPARFQQASRKLVELYRKRRNDILDLSIEDSVVRCYMDAEAYALSTYQTASRLVAGGHIGAESSCNKIFWSELDIRIHETALSLLGARAEVEPETAEDHAELGTWLDGFLFSQSGPIYAGTNEIQRNIIAERMLGMPRK, encoded by the coding sequence ATGGATTTACTGTATACGCCAAGCCAAACTCAGTTCAGAGAAGAGGTTCGTGCTTGGTTGGCGGCACATGTGCCCGCCAAAAAGTTGACCTCGTTCGATACCGCGGAAGGTTTCGAGCAGCACCGTCAATGGGAAAAAACACTGGCCGCTGGTAACTGGGGTATGGTGACGTGGCCCAAAGAATACGGTGGTCGAGCCTGCGATTTGATCGAGTGGCTGATCTTTGAAGAAGAGTATTACCGCGCCGGCGCGCCATTACGCGTTAACCAAAACGGTATTTTTTTGTTGGGGCCGACTCTAATGGAGTATGGCACCGACGCTCAAAAAGAACGCTTTATCAGTGCTATGGCCAGCGGCGAAGAGATCTGGGCGCAGGCTTGGTCTGAGCCCAACGCGGGTTCCGATATGGCGGCAATTCGCTGTCGAGCCGATCGTGACGGGGATGAGTTCGTCATTAACGGTCAGAAAATATGGTCTACGCGCGCGGTATTTGCTGATTATGCTTTCGGTTTGTTTCGCACCGATCCTGAGTCGAGCCGGCACCACGGTTTATCGTTCATCTTGGTGCCACTGGATGCTCCCGGGGTTACGGTACGTCCCATCGAGCAGTTAAACGGATTGCCCGGTTTTGCCGAAATCTTTTTTGATAACGTGCGCGTGTCCGATTTTAACTTGCTTGGGGGTGAAAATCAGGGCTGGCAAATTGCCATGTCAACCGCGGGTTTTGAGCGCGGCTTGATGCTGCGCTCGCCGGCGCGCTTTCAGCAGGCTTCACGCAAATTAGTCGAACTGTATCGCAAGCGTCGAAACGACATTCTGGATCTTTCAATCGAAGATTCGGTCGTGCGCTGTTACATGGATGCTGAGGCGTACGCCTTGTCTACGTATCAAACCGCTTCGCGTTTAGTCGCGGGTGGTCACATTGGCGCTGAGTCTTCGTGTAACAAAATTTTCTGGTCGGAATTGGATATTCGCATTCATGAAACCGCGTTGAGTTTGCTCGGTGCGCGTGCCGAGGTCGAGCCGGAAACCGCAGAGGATCACGCAGAGCTTGGCACCTGGCTCGATGGCTTCTTATTCAGTCAATCTGGCCCCATCTATGCGGGTACCAACGAGATTCAACGTAATATCATTGCTGAGCGCATGCTCGGAATGCCACGTAAATAA
- a CDS encoding SDR family oxidoreductase, whose protein sequence is MTGICQDRVVIVTGAGGGLGAAHARVLASEGACVIVNDINLEAAQRVVDEIEAAGGRAAINDSDITNYADSQRAVSQAIEIFGGLHGVVNNAGVNRDRMFASMTEQEWDTIMAVHLKGHFCITSHAVQYWRHLSKTGEPVSGRIVNTTSGAGLQGSIGQSNYAAAKAGIAALTLNQAAELARYGITANAIAPVARTGMTTAVPEMAARMAAPEDGSFDSFAPENVSSLVTWLCSEASGHFTGRVLEAEGGRLCIADGWRTTQGVDKGSRWAPAEVGDAIDQLLKTEVPAQKIWGA, encoded by the coding sequence ATGACAGGTATTTGCCAAGATAGAGTGGTCATTGTCACCGGTGCGGGCGGTGGTTTGGGTGCGGCTCATGCACGAGTGCTGGCGTCAGAGGGTGCATGCGTCATCGTGAACGACATTAACTTAGAGGCCGCGCAGCGCGTTGTCGATGAAATTGAAGCTGCCGGTGGCCGCGCCGCGATTAACGATTCGGATATTACCAATTATGCCGACAGTCAGCGTGCGGTATCGCAAGCTATCGAGATCTTTGGTGGCCTGCACGGTGTGGTGAATAACGCGGGCGTGAACCGCGATCGCATGTTTGCCTCTATGACCGAGCAAGAATGGGATACCATCATGGCGGTCCATTTAAAGGGCCACTTTTGCATTACGTCACACGCGGTACAGTATTGGCGTCACCTGTCCAAAACGGGCGAGCCGGTCTCAGGACGCATCGTGAATACCACCTCAGGCGCAGGTCTTCAGGGATCGATCGGTCAATCAAATTATGCAGCGGCCAAAGCGGGCATTGCAGCATTGACGCTGAACCAAGCCGCTGAATTGGCGCGCTACGGTATTACCGCTAACGCCATTGCACCGGTCGCACGTACCGGTATGACCACCGCGGTGCCTGAAATGGCAGCGCGTATGGCAGCGCCTGAAGATGGTAGCTTTGATTCGTTTGCACCAGAGAACGTATCGTCCTTGGTGACATGGCTGTGTTCGGAAGCATCAGGTCACTTTACGGGTCGTGTACTTGAGGCTGAAGGTGGGCGTTTGTGTATTGCCGACGGTTGGCGCACGACGCAAGGTGTCGATAAAGGTAGCCGTTGGGCACCAGCGGAAGTTGGTGACGCCATCGATCAATTGTTGAAGACCGAAGTGCCCGCACAAAAAATCTGGGGAGCCTAA
- a CDS encoding acyl-CoA dehydrogenase family protein, with protein sequence MKLTFSAEDEQFRQEVAGWLAANLCGEFEPIRFRGGPGDEHSFVAERKAWEQKLAEGGWTAIGWPKEFGGRGCSIEQQVIFNEEYARAGGPGRMGHIGETLVGPTLIAYGTAEQKEKYLPGIRAGKDLWCQGYSEPSAGSDLANVKTKAQFDEASNQWVLNGQKVWTSLAHESQFCFVVARTDPASTGQKGLGFFLVDMDQPGVTIRPIVQLTGTAEFNEVFFDDAVCSAGDIVGAPGDGWRVAMALLGFERGVSTLGQQMLFQSELDEIVKIAKENGAANDPSIRQRLADAHIGLRIMRYNSMRMMSGGEDGSLQKEAMIYKLYWASWHRNLGKLAMDVLGPDSELLLEAPYELNRLQSLFLFTRADTIYGGTNQIQRNLIAERALGMPREPRGTA encoded by the coding sequence ATGAAATTAACCTTCAGTGCCGAAGACGAGCAGTTTAGACAAGAAGTGGCTGGTTGGCTGGCCGCTAACCTATGTGGTGAATTCGAGCCGATCCGTTTTCGTGGTGGCCCTGGCGATGAGCATAGCTTTGTCGCTGAGCGCAAAGCTTGGGAACAGAAACTTGCCGAGGGTGGCTGGACCGCTATTGGCTGGCCTAAAGAATTCGGTGGACGTGGCTGCAGTATCGAGCAGCAAGTGATCTTTAACGAAGAGTATGCGCGCGCTGGCGGCCCCGGGCGTATGGGACATATCGGCGAGACCTTGGTAGGCCCAACTTTGATTGCCTACGGCACTGCCGAGCAGAAAGAAAAGTACCTGCCGGGTATCCGCGCGGGTAAAGATTTGTGGTGCCAAGGCTACTCGGAGCCGAGTGCGGGTTCGGATTTGGCCAACGTTAAAACCAAGGCGCAATTTGATGAAGCTTCAAATCAATGGGTCTTGAATGGCCAAAAAGTATGGACCTCCTTAGCGCATGAGTCCCAGTTTTGCTTTGTCGTTGCCCGCACTGACCCCGCGAGCACAGGTCAAAAAGGGTTGGGCTTTTTCTTGGTGGATATGGACCAGCCGGGTGTCACAATCCGTCCCATTGTGCAGTTGACGGGCACGGCCGAGTTTAACGAAGTCTTTTTCGATGACGCTGTGTGTTCGGCGGGAGATATTGTGGGTGCGCCGGGTGATGGCTGGCGTGTTGCGATGGCTCTGCTTGGTTTTGAGCGCGGTGTATCGACCCTGGGCCAACAAATGCTGTTCCAGTCAGAGCTGGATGAGATCGTAAAAATCGCCAAAGAAAATGGCGCTGCGAATGACCCATCCATTCGGCAGAGGTTGGCGGATGCACACATCGGTCTCAGAATCATGCGTTACAACAGTATGCGCATGATGTCGGGTGGAGAAGACGGTTCGCTGCAGAAAGAGGCCATGATTTACAAATTGTACTGGGCGTCTTGGCATCGTAATTTGGGTAAGTTGGCTATGGACGTGCTCGGGCCCGATAGCGAGTTGTTGCTAGAAGCGCCTTATGAGTTGAATAGACTGCAGTCACTCTTTTTGTTCACTCGTGCTGACACGATTTACGGTGGCACCAACCAAATTCAACGTAACTTGATTGCTGAGCGCGCTCTGGGTATGCCCCGCGAGCCCCGCGGTACGGCTTAA
- a CDS encoding acyl-CoA dehydrogenase family protein, with the protein MEFAFTEEQIMIFDTADAFLSEVSTAPAVREAMQTDLGYDSKVWERLCQEMYWQAILIPEAHDGLGLGFVELVGILERMGMRLFNAPFADTAAVITALLKWGSEDQQAEYFARLMSGESATVAVIDRARHWSTAAVTATASPIDSGYELSGTYRFVSHGHSADILLVAARAAGSEGSQGVGLFLVDAKAEGVSRKRVPTMDQTRPLAEVTLDKVQVAANASLGCPGNAGQALTQLVDVLSIFVSADQLGGAQASLDMTVDYLQERVQFGRTIASFQAVKHKCADMMLKVEASRSIVYYAACAIDEWLQGRYDAAQLAEAASMTKAYCSDAFFFVSGCGIQLFGGVGITEEYDIQLYFKRAKSTETFLGAGAEHRERIAQMLLAGEC; encoded by the coding sequence ATGGAATTTGCGTTTACCGAAGAGCAGATCATGATCTTTGATACCGCTGACGCCTTCTTGTCAGAGGTATCGACTGCACCTGCAGTTCGAGAAGCTATGCAGACCGATTTGGGCTATGACTCAAAGGTTTGGGAGCGCTTGTGCCAGGAAATGTACTGGCAGGCAATTCTGATACCAGAAGCACATGACGGCTTGGGTCTTGGATTTGTCGAGTTGGTAGGCATACTTGAGCGTATGGGTATGCGTTTGTTCAATGCCCCATTTGCCGATACTGCGGCGGTCATTACTGCCTTGCTTAAATGGGGCAGCGAAGACCAGCAGGCCGAGTATTTTGCGCGGTTGATGTCAGGCGAGAGCGCAACCGTAGCGGTGATCGATCGTGCCCGACACTGGTCGACCGCTGCAGTGACGGCGACGGCGAGTCCCATCGATTCCGGCTATGAGTTGTCGGGTACCTACCGCTTTGTCAGCCATGGTCACAGCGCCGATATCCTGTTGGTTGCAGCGCGTGCCGCGGGTTCCGAGGGTTCGCAAGGTGTTGGTTTATTCTTAGTGGATGCTAAGGCCGAGGGTGTGAGCCGCAAGCGCGTGCCGACGATGGATCAAACTCGACCTTTAGCCGAGGTCACACTTGATAAGGTTCAAGTCGCCGCGAACGCAAGTTTGGGTTGCCCTGGTAACGCAGGCCAGGCTTTGACCCAGTTGGTGGATGTTCTGTCGATTTTTGTGTCGGCTGACCAGTTAGGTGGCGCGCAAGCAAGCTTGGACATGACGGTCGATTACCTGCAAGAGCGTGTTCAGTTCGGGCGCACGATTGCCTCCTTCCAAGCGGTTAAGCACAAGTGCGCCGATATGATGTTAAAAGTGGAGGCCTCGCGTTCGATCGTGTATTACGCTGCCTGTGCGATTGATGAATGGCTACAGGGTCGGTATGACGCAGCGCAGTTAGCGGAAGCAGCTAGCATGACCAAAGCGTATTGTAGCGATGCATTTTTCTTTGTGTCTGGTTGCGGTATTCAGCTGTTTGGTGGGGTGGGTATTACCGAAGAGTACGACATACAGCTCTATTTTAAACGAGCGAAGTCGACCGAGACCTTCTTGGGCGCCGGTGCCGAGCACCGCGAGCGCATTGCACAGATGTTACTGGCAGGGGAGTGCTGA
- a CDS encoding enoyl-CoA hydratase, producing the protein MSDKPEFNYDAPTVKYEVEEGIAYVTMARPEYNNAQNGKMTYELDAAFRKAVADDDVKVIVLRGEGKHFSAGHDIGTPGRDVHLPQERVTMWYDHSNKEGGEYLYVREAEAYLGMCRRWREIPKPTIAAVQGACIAGGLMLAWVCDLIVATDDAFFSDPVVRMGIPGVEYFAHPFELHPRIAKEFLFTGEKMSAERAYQMGMVNRISTRETLADDVKALAHKVGAMPRLGLALTKQAINHIEDLQGKRTGMDAVFAWHHFTHAHNDLVSGDKLGGYDAKAMARENKKED; encoded by the coding sequence ATGTCGGATAAACCCGAGTTCAATTACGACGCCCCCACAGTCAAATACGAAGTCGAAGAAGGCATTGCGTATGTGACCATGGCGCGGCCTGAGTACAACAATGCGCAGAATGGCAAAATGACTTACGAGTTGGATGCCGCGTTTCGTAAGGCGGTGGCCGACGACGATGTCAAAGTGATTGTGTTGCGTGGCGAGGGCAAGCATTTCTCGGCTGGGCACGATATCGGTACGCCCGGGCGCGATGTGCACCTACCGCAAGAGCGCGTGACAATGTGGTACGACCACTCGAATAAAGAGGGTGGCGAGTACCTGTATGTTCGTGAGGCTGAAGCGTATTTGGGCATGTGTCGCCGCTGGCGCGAAATTCCCAAACCCACGATTGCCGCAGTGCAAGGTGCGTGTATTGCGGGTGGTTTGATGCTTGCTTGGGTCTGTGACCTGATTGTTGCGACTGATGACGCGTTCTTCTCGGATCCCGTCGTGCGCATGGGTATTCCCGGCGTGGAGTATTTTGCACACCCCTTCGAGTTGCACCCTCGCATTGCAAAAGAGTTTTTGTTCACTGGCGAGAAAATGTCGGCTGAGCGCGCCTATCAAATGGGTATGGTCAATCGTATCTCAACGCGTGAAACGTTGGCGGATGACGTCAAAGCCTTAGCCCACAAGGTCGGTGCTATGCCGCGCTTGGGCTTGGCGCTGACCAAACAAGCCATTAATCACATTGAAGATTTGCAAGGTAAGCGTACCGGTATGGATGCAGTGTTTGCGTGGCATCATTTTACTCACGCGCACAACGACTTGGTGTCGGGTGACAAACTGGGTGGCTATGACGCGAAAGCGATGGCCCGCGAAAACAAGAAAGAAGATTAA
- a CDS encoding CoA transferase subunit A: MNKLQTAAEAIASIKSGMTIGIGGWGPRRKPMALVRELMRSDVTDLTVVAYGGADVGMLCASGKVKKVIFAFVSLDFMPLEPGFRVARQSGAIEVLEIDEGMMLQGLRAASWRIPFIPTNVGLGTDVVARNPELKVIDSPYDDKEWVAMPALNMDVALIHATRCDVRGVCEIASPDVYMDDLFARAAKHTIVSCDEVVPTEHFADPAVARSVFWERCHTQSVVHIPGGAHPSSSDPLYGFDVKHFKAYGEAVGAGEFDAYVDAHVRGKTEQDYQAAVGGLEAIKALPLPAY; this comes from the coding sequence ATGAATAAATTGCAAACAGCCGCAGAGGCCATTGCCTCGATAAAAAGCGGTATGACCATTGGGATCGGGGGCTGGGGTCCTCGCCGCAAGCCAATGGCCTTAGTGCGCGAGTTGATGCGCTCGGATGTCACCGACCTTACGGTTGTTGCGTATGGCGGTGCTGATGTCGGCATGTTGTGTGCGAGCGGCAAGGTTAAAAAAGTTATCTTTGCGTTTGTGTCTTTGGATTTTATGCCATTAGAACCCGGCTTCAGGGTTGCACGCCAAAGCGGCGCCATAGAGGTGCTAGAAATCGATGAAGGCATGATGCTGCAGGGTTTGCGCGCCGCCTCTTGGCGCATTCCGTTCATCCCGACTAATGTCGGCCTCGGTACAGACGTGGTCGCGCGCAACCCTGAACTGAAGGTTATCGATAGCCCTTACGACGACAAAGAGTGGGTGGCAATGCCGGCTCTGAATATGGATGTAGCACTGATCCACGCGACCCGTTGTGATGTGCGTGGCGTGTGCGAAATTGCAAGCCCCGATGTTTATATGGATGACTTGTTCGCACGCGCGGCAAAGCACACCATCGTGTCGTGTGATGAAGTCGTGCCAACGGAACATTTTGCCGACCCGGCCGTCGCGCGATCGGTGTTCTGGGAGCGTTGTCACACTCAGTCTGTGGTGCACATTCCCGGTGGAGCGCACCCTAGCTCGTCTGACCCTCTGTACGGCTTTGATGTTAAGCATTTTAAAGCGTACGGCGAAGCGGTAGGTGCGGGTGAGTTTGATGCCTACGTCGATGCGCATGTGCGCGGCAAAACCGAACAAGATTATCAAGCAGCTGTGGGTGGCTTGGAAGCCATCAAAGCGCTGCCTTTGCCCGCGTATTAA